A single Pseudomonas brassicacearum DNA region contains:
- a CDS encoding LexA family protein gives MDKWIELVKAKMKELRITQVVLAERLGMSQGGVGHWLTRRRQPSVEDMNRVLRELGLEFLEVAMVIREPDTSTDEGMTLAQKYNPYFRYPVSEWHEVGEVREGDPGAYSQARYELTDYHALGAAFWLVVVGDAMTAPSGLSIPEGMSILVDPAIEAVPGKLVVVCLPGSSDATFRKLIEESGQRYLVPLNPTYPKNLYTEQCRLIGVVVQATIRF, from the coding sequence ATGGATAAATGGATAGAGTTGGTCAAGGCCAAGATGAAGGAGCTGCGCATCACGCAAGTGGTGCTCGCAGAACGGTTGGGGATGTCCCAGGGCGGCGTCGGCCATTGGCTGACCAGGCGCCGGCAACCCAGTGTCGAAGACATGAACCGGGTCCTGCGGGAGTTGGGGCTGGAGTTCCTGGAAGTGGCGATGGTGATTCGCGAGCCGGACACCTCCACGGACGAAGGCATGACCCTGGCGCAGAAGTACAACCCGTACTTCCGCTACCCGGTCAGTGAATGGCACGAGGTTGGCGAGGTTCGCGAAGGCGATCCTGGCGCCTACAGCCAGGCGCGCTACGAACTGACGGACTACCACGCCTTGGGGGCCGCGTTCTGGCTGGTGGTGGTGGGCGACGCGATGACCGCACCCAGTGGGCTGAGTATTCCCGAGGGCATGTCGATCCTGGTGGATCCGGCTATCGAGGCGGTGCCTGGCAAACTGGTGGTCGTCTGCTTGCCCGGTAGCAGTGACGCGACCTTCCGCAAATTGATCGAAGAGAGCGGCCAGCGTTACCTGGTTCCGCTCAATCCGACTTACCCGAAAAACCTGTACACCGAGCAATGTCGCCTCATCGGTGTGGTGGTGCAGGCCACCATCAGGTTCTGA
- a CDS encoding DUF6124 family protein, with amino-acid sequence MDTPSKDQPGSPFDSTFPSLQDCPAAKRALDYYLKPGVSQAQAEHRFFDVNHNVSAEEALVHACDLLRCAAATAHESANQLNGSSRDLAFSVVHMIDLVKVMLDRSLDGYPTR; translated from the coding sequence ATGGATACACCCAGTAAAGACCAGCCCGGCAGCCCTTTCGACAGCACGTTCCCTTCATTACAGGATTGCCCGGCAGCCAAACGAGCCCTCGACTACTACTTGAAACCGGGTGTTTCGCAGGCACAGGCAGAACATCGCTTCTTCGACGTCAACCACAACGTCAGCGCAGAAGAAGCCCTTGTTCACGCATGCGACCTGCTGCGCTGTGCAGCGGCGACCGCTCACGAGTCTGCCAACCAGTTGAATGGTTCGAGCCGTGACCTGGCATTTTCGGTGGTGCACATGATTGATCTGGTCAAGGTGATGCTTGACCGATCCCTGGATGGCTACCCGACTCGCTAG